A genomic stretch from Solanum stenotomum isolate F172 chromosome 8, ASM1918654v1, whole genome shotgun sequence includes:
- the LOC125875230 gene encoding uncharacterized protein LOC125875230 codes for MVNLEQPKRRVAFVLIDGVGDVSLPRFGYKTPLQLAKIPNLDAIASAGVNGLMDPVEVGLGCGSDTAHLSLLGYDPRVYYRGRGAFESMGAGLAMSPGDIAFKSNFATLDEETGIVVSRRADRHFEEEGPILCAALDGMKLPSFPEYEIRVRYATEHRCGVVVKGPKLSGNISGTDPLKDNRLLLQANPLDDTDEAKHTAAVVNELSKEISRILLAHPLNAKRAAEGKNVANLVLLRGCGIRIEVAPFEKIHGLWPCMVAPTKIIAGLGLSLGIDILEAPGATGDYRTLLTSKATAIARALSAPLQSCPNVFVPGEDEHKPGRLDGYDFGFLHIKAIDDAGHDKASVFKVKGLEAVDCAIGQLARLLWEAESTGKFSYYLCITGDHSTPVEYGDHSFEPVPFALCSLKDFVSALGGESVLSGISLDPFPLPSVQAGEDVDTGTRIEEDKNNKLQFFAGDLVDKFNEIAAARGCLGRFPGSEMMGIIKAYLKLEA; via the exons ATGGTTAACTTGGAGCAGCCAAAGAGAAGAGTTGCTTTTGTGCTTATTGATGGTGTAGGAGATGTATCTCTCCCAAGATTTGGTTATAAAACCCCACTTCAATTGGCAAAAATACCAAATTTGGATGCTATAGCATCTGCTGGAGTTAATGGTCTGATGGATCCTGTTGAAGTTGGCTTAGGTTGTGGAAGTGATACCGCGCATCTTTCTCTACTTGGATATGACCCTAGGGTATACTATCGAGGTCGGGGTGCATTTGAGTCGATGGGTGCTGGGTTGGCAATGTCACCAGGAGATATTGCATTTAAG TCAAACTTTGCTACGCTGGATGAGGAAACCGGAATAGTTGTTAGCCGGAGGGCTGATAGacattttgaagaagaagggcCGATTCTTTGTGCAGCATTGGATGGAATGAAGTTGCCCTCTTTTCCTGAATATGAAATTAGAGTCAG GTATGCTACGGAGCATAGATGTGGAGTGGTTGTCAAGGGACCAAAATTAAGTGGAAATATATCGGGAACTGACCCATTGAAAGACAACCGCTTACTTTTACAAGCGAACCCTCTTGATGATACAGATGAAGCAAAGCACACAGCTGCAGTTGTCAATGAACTGTCTAAAGAAATCTCGCGCATTTTGCTTGCCCATCCATTGAATGCAAAACGGGCAGCAGAAGGAAAGAATGTAGCAAATCTGGTTCTTTTACGAGGATGCGGCATTAGAATTGAG GTTGCTCCATTTGAAAAGATACATGGTCTCTGGCCATGCATGGTAGCTCCTACCAAGATTATTGCTGGCTTGGGTTTGTCACTCGGGATCGATATTCTGGAAGCTCCTGGAGCGACAGGAGACTATAGGACATTATTAACATCAAAAGCAACTGCCATAGCCAGGGCACTCTCGGCACCTCTGCAATCTTGTCCCAATGTTTTTGTGCCCGGGGAAGATGAGCACAAGCCTGGTCGACTTGATGGCTATGATTTTGGGTTCCTCCACATTAAG GCAATTGACGATGCAGGTCATGATAAAGCAAGTGTGTTCAAAGTGAAGGGACTGGAAGCTGTCGATTGTGCTATAGGTCAATTAGCTAGGCTTCTTTGGGAGGCAGAATCAACTGGGAAATTCAGCTATTACCTTTGTATCACTGGAGACCACTCCACACCGGTAGAATATGGAGATCACAGCTTTGAACCAGTGCCATTTGCATTATGTAGTTTAAAAGACTTTGTGAGTGCTTTGGGCGGAGAATCTGTCCTATCAGGTATTTCCCTTGATCCATTTCCCCTTCCATCCGTCCAAGCTGGTGAAGACGTAGATACTGGTACAAGGATTGAAGAAGACAAAAATAACAAGCTTCAGTTTTTTGCTGGTGATTTGGTTGACAAGTTCAATGAAATAGCAGCTGCTAGAGGGTGTCTTGGTCGGTTTCCCGGAAGTGAGATGATGGGAATCATAAAGGCATATCTGAAACTTGAAGCTTGA
- the LOC125873927 gene encoding uncharacterized protein LOC125873927, producing the protein MVVYSCEETVEEMVQQDLMGRQILNAALIASECVDSRIKGETPGIMCKLDIEKAYDYVNWDFLINILRQMGFGEKWLKWIGFCIKTVRFSILINGEPAGFFSLRKGVEAG; encoded by the exons atggtggTATATTCTTGTGAAGAAACTGTGGAAGAAATGGTGCAGCAAGATCTTATG GGCAGACAGATCCTAAATGCAGCTCTAATAGCTAGTGAATGTGTAGATTCACGGATTAAAGGTGAAACCCCAGGAATCATGTGTAAGCTTGATATTGAGAAAGCCTATGATTATGTGAACTGGGATTTCCTTATTAATATCTTGAGACAAATGGGGTTTGGAGAGAAATGGCTGAAGTGGATAGGATTTTGCATTAAAACTGTCAGGTTCTCTATATTGATTAATGGAGAACCTGCTGGTTTTTTTTCCCTCAGAAAGGGGGTTGAGGCAGGGTGA
- the LOC125875235 gene encoding F-box protein At3g58530, producing the protein MAAETIWNKETVPKVMKIVSTRLQQRVLITLLLVNPSIHHTLLSHPSLWLVLDFHEMSNAGDRLVSALSLPRYRNVKHINLEFAQDIEDKQLENVKSKCGDSLLDLEILNLNGCQRISDKGIEVVTNTCPKLKVFSIYWNVRVTDVGITHLVKNCRFVVDLNLSGCKNITDKSLHLVADNYPELESLNITRCIKMTDSGLQQILLNCSSLQTLNLYALSTLTDEAYKMMSRLPHLRFLDLCGAQNLTDDGLSCIAMCKNLVSLNLTWCVQVSDVGVIAIAQGCRSLELLSLFGILGVSDRCLEVLSSFCSYTLTTLDVNGCINIKNRSRDQLLKLFPNLMCFKVHS; encoded by the exons ATGGCGGCAGAAACCATTTGGAACAAAGAAACAGTGCCAAAAGTGATGAAAATAGTGAGCACGAGGCTTCAACAAAGAGTCCTCATCACTCTTCTACTTGTCAACCCTTCGATTCACCATACTCTCCTTTCTCACCCCTCCCTCTGGCTG GTTCTTGATTTTCATGAGATGAGTAATGCTGGTGATCGCCTTGTCTCagctctttctttg CCGAGATATCGCAATGTGAAGCATATCAACCTTGAGTTTGCGCAGGATATTGAAGACAAGCAACTGGAAAATGTTAAAAGCAAG TGTGGGGATTCCCTTTTAGATTTAGAGATTCTAAATCTAAATGGCTGTCAAAGGATCTCTGACAAGGGAATCGAAGTAGTGACAAATACTTGTCCTAAACTGAAGGTTTTTTCCATTTATTGGAATGTAAG GGTAACAGATGTTGGCATTACTCATCTGGTGAAGAATTGCAGATTTGTGGTAGATTTGAACTTAAGTGGATGCAAG AACATTACAGACAAAAGTTTGCATCTGGTTGCTGACAATTATCCAGAATTGGAATCGTTGAACATCACTAG GTGCATCAAGATGACGGATTCTGGTTTGCAGCAGATATTGCTGAACTGCTCTTCTCTACAGACTTTGAACCTTTATGCCCTTTCCAC TTTAACAGATGAAGCTTATAAGATGATGTCTCGTCTGCCTCATCTTAGATTTCTGGATCTCTGTGGTGCTCAG AATCTGACAGATGATGGGCTTTCTTGTATAGCGATGTGCAAAAACCTGGTGTCTCTCAATTTGACATG GTGTGTACAAGTCAGTGATGTTGGGGTCATAGCAATAGCTCAAGGCTGCAGGTCTCTTGAATTATTAAG TTTGTTTGGGATACTTGGGGTCTCTGACAGGTGCTTAGAGGTGCTTTCTAGTTTCTGCTCCTATACACTTACAACCCTTGATGTAAATGGGTGCATCAATATAAAG AATCGCAGCCGTGATCAACTGCTCAAGTTATTCCCGAACCTGATGTGCTTCAAAGTGCATAGCTAA